The following coding sequences lie in one Alosa alosa isolate M-15738 ecotype Scorff River chromosome 21, AALO_Geno_1.1, whole genome shotgun sequence genomic window:
- the LOC125286210 gene encoding potassium voltage-gated channel subfamily A member 1-like: MELLMEEKDKGSKRHSFIYNMDDDETISLTNRRPQSGYENVYSDYGCCERVVINVSGLKFETQLKTLAQFPDTLLGDPEKRIRYFDPLRIEYFFDRNRRSFDAILHYYQSGGRLKRPSNVPFDIFLEEVKFYELGEEAVQKFQEDEGFVKEEEKPLPENKFKRQMWLLFEYPESSNPAKGIAVVSVLAIVISITIFCMETMPEFKIDIPKTNSSHADSHLLPFHNPFFIVESACIAWFSLEVIVRFFACPSKLEFFKNLLNIIDIGSILPYFVTLMAENSDEQNASQPSRHTSLTILRIVRLVRVFRIFKLSRHSKALKMLGNTFRASVRELGLLIFFLLICVILFSSVIYFVESAHPKSQFRSIPEAFWWAIITMTTVGYGDICPITADGKIVGSLCAVTGVLTLALPVPIIVSNFTHYYSMMNRGAHKQEIEERSASCMAFMKRRPGASMSRSSIEPAVN, encoded by the coding sequence ATGGAATTATTGATGGAAGAGAAGGACAAAGGCAGCAAGAGACATAGCTTCATTTATAACATGGATGATGACGAGACTATCTCTCTTACTAACAGGCGTCCCCAGTCAGGATATGAAAATGTTTACAGTGACTATGGCTGCTGTGAGAGAGTTGTGATCAACGTATCGGGTCTGAAGTTTGAGACCCAGTTAAAGACTCTTGCTCAGTTCCCGGACACTCTCCTGGGGGATCCCGAAAAGAGAATCAGGTATTTCGACCCTCTTCGCATCGAATACTTTTTTGACAGGAACCGACGAAGCTTCGATGCCATTCTGCACTATTACCAATCAGGGGGGCGATTAAAGAGACCCTCTAATGTTCCATTTGACATATTTTTGGAGGAAGTTAAGTTCTATGAACTAGGAGAGGAGGCAGTGCAGAAGTTTCAAGAAGATGAGGGCTTtgtgaaagaagaagagaaaccGCTACCAGAGAACAAATTCAAACGTCAAATGTGGCTCTTGTTTGAATACCCGGAGAGCTCCAACCCAGCCAAAGGCATTGCTGTTGTGTCCGTTTTGGCCATTGTGATATCAATAACCATCTTCTGTATGGAAACAATGCCAGAATTCAAGATTGACATCCCTAAGACCAACTCTTCTCATGCTGATAGTCATCTACTGCCTTTCCACAACCCGTTTTTCATTGTGGAGTCAGCATGCATTGCTTGGTTTTCTCTTGAGGTGATAGTGCGCTTTTTCGCCTGCCCAAGTAAACTGGAATTTTTTAAAAACCTGCTGAACATCATTGATATTGGGTCCATTTTGCCTTATTTCGTCACACTCATGGCAGAAAATTCTGATGAACAGAACGCCAGTCAACCCTCCAGACACACAAGTCTGACTATCCTGAGAATAGTGCGCTTGGTCCGAGTGTTCCGCATCTTTAAACTGTCCCGCCACTCCAAGGCGCTGAAGATGCTCGGGAACACGTTCCGCGCCAGTGTCCGAGAACTTGGCCTGCTCATCTTTTTCCTCCTCATCTGCGTCATCCTCTTCTCCAGTGTCATCTACTTCGTTGAGTCCGCTCACCCCAAGTCTCAGTTCCGCAGCATCCCCGAGGCCTTCTGGTGGGCCATCATCACCATGACAACGGTCGGCTACGGCGACATATGCCCCATAACGGCCGACGGGAAGATCGTGGGCTCCCTGTGTGCGGTCACCGGCGTGTTGACCCTAGCCTTGCCTGTCCCCATCATCGTCTCCAACTTCACACACTACTACAGTATGATGAACAGAGGCGCGCACAAGCAGGAGATAGAGGAGCGGTCAGCCAGCTGCATGGCCTTCATGAAGAGGCGCCCGGGGGCATCCATGTCCCGTTCGTCCATTGAACCTGCGGTCAATTAG